A single Providencia manganoxydans DNA region contains:
- the fbaB gene encoding class I fructose-bisphosphate aldolase, translating into MTDIAKLLGSEASTLLDHRCQTIPRENIYLPGSDFVDRVMIDNNRPNSVLRSMQTLFNHGRLAGTGYLSILPVDQGVEHSAAASFAANPLYFDPKNIVELAIEAGCNCVASTYGVLASVSRRYAHKIPFLVKLNHNETLSYPAQYDQTLYASVEQAFEMGAVAVGATIYFGSIESRRQIEEISAAFERAHELGMVTVLWAYLRNPAFKKDGVDYHSSADLTGQANHIAATIGADIVKQKMAENNGGYKAIGFGHTDERVYTKLTTDNPIDLVRYQLANCYMGRAGLINSGGAAGQNDLSESVRTAVINKRAGGMGLILGRKAFKKSMQEGVALINAVQDVYLSKEVTIA; encoded by the coding sequence ATGACTGATATTGCCAAGCTGTTAGGTTCCGAAGCATCCACTCTTTTAGACCACCGTTGCCAAACCATTCCTCGTGAAAATATTTACTTGCCGGGTTCTGACTTTGTTGACCGTGTTATGATCGACAATAATCGTCCCAATAGTGTTCTTCGCTCAATGCAAACTCTGTTTAATCATGGGCGCTTAGCAGGTACAGGCTATCTTTCTATCCTTCCTGTAGACCAAGGCGTAGAGCATTCTGCGGCGGCATCATTTGCGGCAAACCCTCTCTATTTCGATCCAAAAAACATTGTTGAATTAGCGATTGAAGCAGGCTGTAACTGTGTTGCTTCGACTTATGGTGTACTGGCTTCCGTTTCACGCCGTTATGCACATAAAATTCCATTTTTAGTTAAGCTAAATCATAATGAAACGCTAAGCTACCCTGCTCAATATGATCAAACATTGTATGCCAGCGTCGAACAAGCCTTTGAAATGGGTGCCGTTGCCGTTGGAGCGACAATCTATTTCGGTTCAATTGAATCACGCCGCCAAATTGAAGAAATTTCTGCGGCATTTGAACGCGCACATGAACTCGGTATGGTAACCGTGTTATGGGCCTATTTACGTAATCCTGCATTTAAAAAAGACGGTGTGGACTATCATTCAAGTGCGGACTTAACTGGTCAAGCCAACCATATCGCAGCAACCATTGGTGCTGATATTGTAAAACAGAAAATGGCTGAAAATAACGGGGGTTATAAAGCCATTGGGTTTGGTCATACTGATGAACGCGTCTACACTAAACTGACCACAGATAACCCTATCGATCTCGTTCGCTATCAATTAGCAAATTGCTATATGGGGCGTGCTGGGTTGATTAACTCAGGTGGAGCCGCAGGACAAAATGATTTAAGTGAATCGGTACGTACCGCTGTTATCAATAAACGTGCAGGTGGTATGGGTCTGATCTTAGGTCGTAAAGCATTTAAAAAGTCGATGCAAGAAGGTGTGGCACTGATTAATGCCGTACAAGATGTTTACCTCAGCAAAGAAGTTACTATCGCTTAA
- the pagP gene encoding lipid IV(A) palmitoyltransferase PagP, producing the protein MRVNKKLQLAVGASFLIASSVCAASSTSTEQPSEGLWDKFTRNVSTTWDSDQYELYLPVLTWHNRFTYDKEKTDSYNENPWGFGLGKYRYDEDNDWHALYAMAFMDSHNKVEPIVGYGFQKMWVPGELDGFRMGAGFTLSVTARDDYYYIPIPVPLPLVSVEYDKLSLQATYIPGTYNNGNVLFAWLRWQW; encoded by the coding sequence ATGAGAGTTAACAAAAAATTGCAGCTAGCTGTAGGAGCCTCCTTTTTGATTGCTTCTTCTGTCTGCGCCGCTTCATCAACCTCAACAGAACAGCCATCTGAGGGGCTATGGGATAAATTTACCCGAAATGTCAGTACCACATGGGATTCAGATCAATATGAGCTGTATCTCCCAGTATTAACCTGGCATAACCGCTTTACTTACGATAAAGAAAAAACTGATAGCTATAATGAAAATCCATGGGGCTTTGGGCTTGGTAAGTATCGCTACGATGAAGATAATGATTGGCATGCACTATACGCCATGGCATTTATGGACTCACATAATAAAGTGGAGCCAATTGTCGGCTATGGTTTCCAAAAGATGTGGGTACCCGGTGAATTAGATGGTTTTAGAATGGGTGCAGGTTTCACATTAAGTGTTACCGCAAGGGATGATTATTATTATATTCCGATCCCAGTACCGCTACCGCTGGTTTCTGTCGAGTATGACAAGCTATCGTTGCAGGCAACCTATATACCAGGAACTTATAATAACGGTAACGTGTTATTTGCATGGCTGCGTTGGCAGTGGTAA
- the thiD gene encoding bifunctional hydroxymethylpyrimidine kinase/phosphomethylpyrimidine kinase gives MRINALTIAGTDPSGGAGIQADLKTFSALGAYGTSVMTALVAQNTRGVQSVHKLPGSFVAAQLESVLSDIRIDSAKIGMLFNQEVISVVVDALKQYSIPHVVLDTVMVAKSGDPLLLPDAVDAMRHELLPLVSLITPNLPEAAALLDEPVAKTENEMLNQGQRLLKMGCKAVLMKGGHLSDAQSPDWLITPNGEWRFTSPRVNTRHTHGTGCTLSAALAALRPRFTDWSATIPEAKAYLQAALEQADSLEVGSGIGPVHHFHAWW, from the coding sequence ATGAGAATCAATGCGTTAACCATTGCAGGAACCGACCCATCTGGTGGTGCGGGGATCCAAGCCGATTTGAAAACATTTTCTGCGCTCGGTGCCTATGGTACCAGTGTTATGACAGCATTGGTTGCGCAAAATACTCGCGGTGTGCAATCGGTACATAAACTCCCCGGTAGTTTTGTGGCTGCGCAACTTGAATCAGTGCTAAGTGACATCCGCATTGATAGTGCAAAAATAGGTATGCTATTTAATCAAGAAGTGATTTCTGTCGTCGTCGATGCCCTTAAGCAATATAGTATTCCCCATGTAGTATTAGATACCGTTATGGTTGCTAAAAGTGGTGATCCACTATTACTTCCAGATGCGGTAGATGCAATGAGACATGAGTTACTACCACTAGTATCGTTGATCACACCTAATTTACCTGAAGCAGCGGCCTTACTTGATGAGCCTGTAGCTAAGACAGAGAATGAAATGTTAAACCAAGGTCAGCGGCTACTTAAAATGGGGTGTAAGGCCGTATTAATGAAAGGCGGGCATCTAAGTGACGCACAGAGCCCTGATTGGCTAATTACTCCTAATGGAGAATGGCGTTTTACCTCCCCAAGAGTTAATACGCGGCACACTCATGGGACAGGATGTACCTTATCAGCAGCGCTTGCTGCATTAAGGCCTCGTTTTACTGACTGGTCAGCGACTATACCTGAAGCAAAAGCTTATTTACAGGCAGCATTAGAACAGGCGGATAGTTTAGAAGTCGGCTCAGGTATTGGCCCTGTGCACCATTTTCATGCATGGTGGTAA
- the mgrB gene encoding PhoP/PhoQ regulator MgrB — MDRLCDQGGENFIFGICQITDLLPF, encoded by the coding sequence ATGGATAGGTTGTGTGATCAAGGTGGTGAAAACTTTATATTTGGAATATGTCAAATAACTGACTTATTACCGTTTTGA
- a CDS encoding helix-turn-helix domain-containing protein: MPQDNHLALVYALSKWIEEHLGRVIHLEELAAYSGYSLWHMQKIFKEVTGISLGKYIRQRRLAGAVNLLRNSEQSIFDIALDFGFGSQSHFTYMFRKEYGITPFDFRQNGDIDLDVKEPLHLSHTHD; encoded by the coding sequence ATGCCACAAGATAATCATTTAGCACTTGTCTATGCTCTAAGTAAATGGATTGAGGAACACTTAGGTCGAGTTATCCATTTAGAAGAACTTGCTGCCTATTCAGGCTATTCGTTATGGCATATGCAAAAAATTTTTAAAGAAGTGACTGGAATTTCGTTGGGTAAATACATCCGTCAACGTCGTCTTGCGGGCGCGGTTAACCTGCTTAGAAACAGCGAACAATCCATTTTTGATATCGCGCTGGACTTTGGGTTTGGTTCCCAATCACATTTCACCTATATGTTCCGAAAAGAATATGGGATAACCCCGTTCGATTTTCGGCAAAATGGGGATATTGATTTAGACGTCAAAGAACCTTTGCATTTGAGCCATACTCATGATTAA
- a CDS encoding amino acid permease → MAQEQQTLKRGLKNRHIQLIALGGAVGTGLFLGIATTIKMAGPSVLLGYALCGFIAFLIMRQLGEMIVQEPVAGSFSHFAFKYWGGFAGFLSGWNYWFMFILVGMTELTAAGEYMRRWWPELPIWVSAAVFFIAVNAVNLVNVRSYGETEFWFALIKVIAVIAMIIFGCYLLFSGKGGPQASITNLWEHGGFFANDFIGLLMALAIIMFSFGGLELVGITAAEAEEPEKSIPKAINQVVYRILIFYIGSLTVLLALYPWVNLDGKTSPFVLIFHELGDMLVANALNVIILIAALSVYNSAAYCTSRMLFGLAQQQNAPKFLAKINKGGVPVMALIVSGIATSGGILINFIMEGKAFELLMTLVVTTLVLNWIMICISNLKFRAEMNRQGIETKFKSIWYPFGNYLCLAFLALILIIILMMDGLRISVLIMPVWIAVLWVGYQFSGAKKQENADKKTQLTQ, encoded by the coding sequence ATGGCGCAAGAGCAGCAGACGCTAAAGCGTGGGTTAAAGAATAGGCATATCCAGTTGATTGCTTTAGGAGGAGCAGTTGGTACAGGGCTGTTTCTCGGTATCGCAACAACTATAAAGATGGCAGGCCCTTCGGTATTGTTAGGGTATGCATTATGTGGGTTTATTGCCTTTTTAATTATGCGTCAGCTGGGTGAAATGATTGTTCAAGAGCCTGTTGCCGGTTCATTTAGTCATTTTGCATTTAAGTACTGGGGTGGTTTCGCTGGTTTTCTATCAGGTTGGAACTATTGGTTTATGTTCATTCTTGTTGGAATGACCGAACTCACCGCCGCAGGTGAATATATGCGCCGCTGGTGGCCTGAATTGCCTATTTGGGTTTCCGCTGCGGTATTTTTTATTGCGGTTAATGCAGTTAACTTAGTCAACGTTCGCTCTTATGGTGAAACAGAATTTTGGTTTGCTCTCATCAAAGTGATCGCGGTTATTGCCATGATTATATTTGGCTGTTATTTGCTGTTTAGTGGCAAAGGTGGACCACAAGCGAGTATCACCAATTTATGGGAGCATGGTGGCTTTTTTGCCAATGATTTTATTGGGCTCTTAATGGCATTGGCGATTATTATGTTCTCTTTTGGTGGATTAGAATTGGTTGGGATCACCGCAGCAGAAGCAGAAGAGCCTGAAAAAAGCATCCCAAAAGCGATCAACCAAGTTGTTTATCGTATCCTTATTTTCTACATTGGCTCATTGACCGTACTGTTGGCACTTTATCCATGGGTTAACTTAGATGGCAAAACGAGTCCATTTGTCCTGATTTTCCATGAATTAGGTGACATGTTAGTGGCGAATGCGTTAAACGTCATTATTTTGATTGCCGCGCTTTCTGTCTATAACAGTGCTGCATACTGTACTAGCCGTATGTTATTCGGTTTAGCTCAACAACAAAATGCCCCGAAATTTCTTGCCAAAATCAACAAAGGTGGCGTACCGGTCATGGCATTAATTGTGTCAGGGATCGCAACATCTGGCGGTATTTTGATTAACTTTATCATGGAAGGTAAAGCATTTGAGTTACTGATGACATTGGTTGTGACCACGTTGGTGCTTAACTGGATCATGATCTGTATCTCTAACTTAAAATTTAGAGCAGAGATGAACAGACAAGGGATTGAAACTAAATTTAAAAGTATCTGGTATCCATTCGGCAACTACTTATGTTTAGCGTTTTTAGCGTTGATATTAATTATTATCTTAATGATGGATGGTTTAAGAATATCTGTGCTAATTATGCCAGTATGGATTGCTGTTCTGTGGGTTGGCTATCAGTTTTCAGGTGCGAAAAAACAAGAAAATGCGGATAAGAAAACGCAATTAACACAGTAA